AGAATTTCCGCAACCCGGTTTGCGCGTTCGCCGTGGAGAGCTTCTTCGTGGCCGTTCTGGCGCAGCAGTTCGGCAATCCTGGGGTCGGCTTCGTTGTCGGCCCATTTCTGGTACCCGGCATCTCCGTTGATCTCACCGGCCGCGATGCCCTCCAGGAGTTCCGGAGTCAACTCGCTGAACGGAGGCGGATCCCGGTAGGGATTCTGGTCGAGAGATGGAATCTCGAAATCCTCGCCACTCGAGATCTCGATCGCCTTCTTCAAACGGTGCGCGTGCGCCTTCTCTTCGCGACCGCTTTTCAAAAGGAGGTCGGTCGCTTCTCCTTCGGGAGCCAGGGAGGCCAGCTTCTCGTAAAGAGGCTCACCAGCAGCTTCGAGCAGAACCATCAGCTTCATCTCCTCGACGCCGAGCTTGTCCTTGCTGCCGAGATGAGCGAAGGCCGCCATGAAATCGGCGGGGATGGTATCGGGGAGGTTGTCGGCCATCGAAGGCTCCTTCTTTCTGGAGAGCTTGTTCCGGAGAGACTATCGAGCCGCATACTAGCCGAAAATCCCCCGCATCCGGCTCTTGCGCCTTTTCGACACACGACATCCATATTGAATCGCCCCGGGTTTCCCGGAGACCTTATTCCTTGAGAG
The sequence above is a segment of the bacterium genome. Coding sequences within it:
- a CDS encoding ferritin-like domain-containing protein, producing the protein MADNLPDTIPADFMAAFAHLGSKDKLGVEEMKLMVLLEAAGEPLYEKLASLAPEGEATDLLLKSGREEKAHAHRLKKAIEISSGEDFEIPSLDQNPYRDPPPFSELTPELLEGIAAGEINGDAGYQKWADNEADPRIAELLRQNGHEEALHGERANRVAEILRG